One region of Oncorhynchus masou masou isolate Uvic2021 unplaced genomic scaffold, UVic_Omas_1.1 unplaced_scaffold_1847, whole genome shotgun sequence genomic DNA includes:
- the LOC135532379 gene encoding protein GPR108-like, with protein sequence MNLEKLKLFRHYYVMIVCYIYFTRIIAILLKVTVPFQWQWCYEFLVEVSTLIFFVLTGYKFRPASNNPYLQLPLDEEDVEMDEVVTESGMLEGISKVKKTSNGRERQKESTL encoded by the exons ATGAACCTGGAGAAACTCAAACTATTCAGACATTACTACGTCATG ATAGTGTGTTATATCTACTTCACGAGGATCATCGCCATCCTGCTGAAGGTGACGGTGCCTTTCCAGTGGCAGTGGTGTTACGAG TTCCTAGTGGAGGTGTCGACTCTGATCTTCTTTGTGTTGACGGGGTATAAGTTCCGCCCGGCGTCCAACAACCCCTACCTCCAGCTGCCCCTGGACGAGGAGGACGTGGAGATGGATGAAGT gGTGACGGAGTCAGGTATGTTGGAGGGCATCTCTAAAGTCAAGAAGACATCTAATGGTCGCGAGCGCCAGAAAGAGTCTACCTTGTGA